GTACGGGAGGACATTCCGATGAAGAGACGCACGGTCCTGCAGGCCGGAGCGGGCCTACTGGCCGGCAGCACCGTCGCCGCCGCCCCGGCCGCCGATCCGACCGACGGCTGGACACGCACCTCGTTCACCCACAGCTGGCAGAAGCCCTGGAACCTCGACCTGAGCGACCGCCACAGCTCCACCGGAGGCGTCCACCGCATGTGGGTGTACGCCACCGACGAGCCGTTCGAGGAGGGCAGCTCCACCGACCCCCGCACCGAGATGCGCTGGAAGAACGACTACAGCACCGGCGGCCACATGTGGGACGCCGATGTCTACCTCCCGGCCGGCACCGACGGCGCGTCCTTCGTCCAGACCCTGCGCACCCGGCGCCCCTCCGGCACCCCGGCCACCGACATCATGCTCAACGTGTACGACACCGGCGGCGGGACCGTGCGCCGCTACGACGGCACGGTCCTCAGAACCGGCGCCTATGACACCTGGTTCAACGTGAAGATCGCCCACCAGGCGAGCAGCGGGACCGGCACGATCAAGGTCTACCTCGACGACTCCCTCGTCCTCACCGTCGCCGACCGGGGCCCCGCCACCCGCTACTTCAAGAACGGCGTCTACCACCACGGCTCCGGCCGCGCCGAGGCCCGCTTCCGCGACATCACCTACTGGAGGCGCTGACCGCGGCCCACCGCCGGACCGTATCGGGCGGCGGACGCGCACCCGGGCACGACCACGCAGGTCACCGCCCAGTAGAGTGCGCGTCTGTCGCCTCCGGGAGCCGCCCCGCGGGAGCGGCGCCCGAGCACCGCCCCCGAACCACCGAGGTACCGCGCAGTGACCCCCGCACCCCCCGGACCGCCGCACGCCGTCACCGTCACCGTCGTCGGGCTCGGCGCCGACGGCTGGCGAGGCGTCCCCGACACCTCCCGGGCGGCCCTGCGCGACGCCGAGGTCCTGATCGGCGGCCCCCGCCAGCTCGACCTG
The sequence above is drawn from the Streptomyces griseiscabiei genome and encodes:
- a CDS encoding cinnamyl alcohol dehydrogenase, yielding MKRRTVLQAGAGLLAGSTVAAAPAADPTDGWTRTSFTHSWQKPWNLDLSDRHSSTGGVHRMWVYATDEPFEEGSSTDPRTEMRWKNDYSTGGHMWDADVYLPAGTDGASFVQTLRTRRPSGTPATDIMLNVYDTGGGTVRRYDGTVLRTGAYDTWFNVKIAHQASSGTGTIKVYLDDSLVLTVADRGPATRYFKNGVYHHGSGRAEARFRDITYWRR